The following coding sequences are from one Pelmatolapia mariae isolate MD_Pm_ZW linkage group LG4, Pm_UMD_F_2, whole genome shotgun sequence window:
- the LOC134626048 gene encoding fas-binding factor 1-like isoform X2: MATKPKGKASKSSFRDDLLDSLLDDDKQPVRTKASRDGPMYSMLAQEIKMDGADTEDSDVSAADPSDILKSMKDMDDMDADLFASKKKPSSAPAQTKPLVSEGPKEDSAVLESNAEGADEPTKGGKKPNSAPLSTARSYKKFTFSDLDDPLDDLLPGDSKPDLKSSFSKPEKSVPSPSASPMLKNETTKATKKGELTFEDDKDGLMDALGFDSDKNNPKKKETPLWSPKERADAPQRPRTRIDEILESFTSPRLLERPPTGERKDELQSQEQPQQEKTSAGKEPRLDDDLTFGSYQPTLGSTSEGRQSRRQSVRFSTEDMSVSTPEKKPKPTTPTSSRQRNSADWLGLKTEGEPVYLEEGVEKTKNPAEASKSPSSPLLERKPSFTGSHSTSVEKAPEESSAPADKTIKQAKPEVSKTQRKEGDDEDDWLAGALSRRKALSALNTEAKPSKQEESFTDFSVSKQVTSQTPKSREDTLPSIKETSDTFPGRLSPAAHSTPVREERPNHVKEYTPTGECYPPSTLASSPPNPLHPSTLSSPCPSVYSASDTGPLLASAVSISQPQLQSKPHHFPSSTGSKVLTEPTQASYETLQQLPLPSPLSTALPGTMWFPQQNAMLNTSPAFPQQASFSADSLQQLLLQNQLMQTQLLGLGGVVDAGLLQRLKEKEQPADYQALQARLIQLEGQVKTLQLERDQSQMMLESMQQRHKQDMELLENAHKARVKLLEDSVAQRETQARHECEDLMERLATVTRVAEKERSELQAQYQRKMAQAQQERDCEVERLKDLQRKSILEMKRDYEDQIHRLKRLKEEEIDAVTSATSQTRSVAGVIEKMEQFSSRLGELSSRVESTHEHTAHGLEQEARHRDEQLRTMQGHLAQQQKAMAEEKAYLKDIISRMDTQLKEQQRQLEKERWKMTAEQAKAESTQRSLEEERRVLTTQISVEREELERAKSALLEEQKSVMQHCADERRKLAAEWALFHAQEKQRHERAEREVSSLLEKREGSIISLAQEQADLKLRTAELKQKELAVAREREALEELREELDREKERLSSTALRLKTRAQEVEAFSKLAAEKYEEGERALQEAKRLEAEHEARLRNIHTQTEHLRQQEQRILKEQIRLSHLHKDTERLRQNPPLTPLPQIIAPVLPDSVSELPATLNVPPPVSFTGSQSMALQANLALWRYTAEKDREYLQEEQFFLENLKKKSYRSSFSTD, translated from the exons ATG GCTACAAAGCCGAAGGGGAAAGCCTCGAAAA GTTCATTCAGGGATGATTTGCTTGACAGCTTGCTTGATGATGACA AGCAGCCGGTAAGGACAAAAGCATCACGCGATGGACCTATGTATAG CATGCTAGCACAGGAGATAAAAATGGATGGTGCGGACACTGAG GACTCGGATGTGTCAGCGGCTGATCCCAGCGACATACTCAAGAGCATGAAG GACATGGACGACATGGACGCTGACCTCTTTGCATCAAAGAAGAAGCCCAGTTCGGCTCCCGCGCAAACCAAGCCACTTGTTAGCGAAGGACCAAAGGAAGACTCTGCTGTGCTCGAGAGCAATGCAGAGGGAGCAG ATGAACCCACCAAAGGGGGGAAGAAGCCGAACTCTGCACCTTTATCCACAGCGCGGAGTTATAAGAAGTTCACCTTCTCTG ATCTAGACGACCCCCTGGATGATTTGCTTCCAGGTGACTCAAAGCCTGACTTGAAATCTAGCTTCTCCAAACCTGAAAAATCCGTGCCATCTCCATCAGCATCTCCCATGCTAAAGAATGAAACGA CTAAGGCAACAAAGAAAGGCGAGCTCACGTTTGAGGATGATAAGGATGGCCTAATGGATGCACTCGGATTTGACAGTGATAAAAACAATCCCAAGAAAAAAGAGACACCGCTTTGGTCTCCCAAGGAAAG AGCCGACGCCCCTCAGAGACCTCGTACCAGAATTGATGAGATTCTGGAGAGTTTCACGTCACCGCGTCTTCTGGAGCGACCACCAACGGGCGAGAGGAAGGACGAGCTTCAGTCTCAAGAGCAGCCGCAACAGGAGAAGACGTCTGCTGGGAAAG AGCCTCGTTTAGATGATGACCTCACATTTGGATCCTATCAGCCCACACTGGGATCCACTTCTGAAGGGCGTCAGTCTCGTAGACAGTCTGTCAG ATTTTCTACTGAGGACATGAGTGTATCTACGCCAGAAAAGAAGCCAAAGCCCACCACTCCCACATCTTCTCGACAACGCAACTCAGCCGACTGGCTGGGCCTCAAGACAGAAGGTGAGCCCGTCTATCTAGAGGAGGGCGTCGAAAAGACAAAGAATCCAGCAGAGGCTTCAAAGAGCCCCTCGTCTCCTTTACTGGAGAGAAAGCCCTCATTCACTGGTAGCCATTCCACATCTGTTGAAAAAGCACCAGAAGAGAGCTCAGCCCCAGCTGACAAAACCATTAAACAGGCCAAGCCTGAGGTTTCTAAAACCCAGAGGAAAGAAGGGGATGATGAGGATGACTGGTTAGCTGGGGCACTGAGCAGGAGGAAGGCTCTGTCCGCGTTAAACACAGAGGCAAAACCGTCCAAGCAGGAAGAGTCTTTCACTGACTTCAGTGTTAG TAAACAAGTAACGTCACAAACTCCCAAAAGCAGAGAAGACACGCTTCCTTCAATCAAAGAAACGAG TGACACTTTTCCCGGACGCCTCAGTCCTGCTGCTCATTCCACGCCTGTCAGAGAAGAAAGGCCTAATCATG TTAAAGAGTATACACCCACAGGCGAGTGTTACCCCCCCTCCACCTTAGCATCATCCCCACCAAACCCACTCCATCCATCAACTCTTAGTTCGCCTTGTCCCTCAGTTTACTCTGCTAGTGATACTGGTCCCTTGTTAGCCTCTGCTGTTAGCATTAGCCAGCCTCAGCTTCAGTCCAAACCCCACCACTTTCCATCCAGTACGGGATCCAAGGTGCTAACAGAGCCCACTCAGGCTTCATATGAAACCTTGCAACAACTGCCTTTGCCCAGCCCCCTGTCTACTGCACTGCCCGGCACAATGTGGT ttccGCAGCAAAATGCAATGCTAAACACGTCACCTGCTTTCCCACAACAG GCATCATTTTCAGCCGACagtctgcagcagctgctcctCCAAAACCAG CTGATGCAGACTCAGTTGCTGGGCCTAGGCGGTGTGGTTGATGCGGGACTCCTGCAGAGacttaaagaaaaagaacaacctGCAGACTATCAAGCTTTACAGGCCCGCCTCATCCAGTTGGAGGGACAG GTCAAGACTTTGCAGCTGGAGCGAGACCAAAGCCAAATGATGTTGGAGAGCATGCAGCAGCGGCACAAACAGGATATGGAGCTCCTGGAGAATGCACACAA AGCTCGTGTGAAACTGCTTGAGGATTCGGTTGCCCAGCGGGAGACTCAAGCACGACATGAGTGCGAAGACCTGATGGAACGCCTGGCAACGGTAACGCGAGTGGCTGAGAAGGAACGCTCAGAGCTCCAGGCTCAGTACCAGCGGAAAATGGCCCAGGCCCAGCAGGAAAGAGACTGTGAGGTGGAGAGACTCAAAGACCTTCAGAG AAAATCTATCTTGGAGATGAAGAGAGACTATGAGGATCAGATCCACAGGCTGAAGAGGCTAAAGGAAGAAGAGATTGATGCTGTTACAAGCGCAACATCTCAGACCAG GTCCGTGGCAGGGGTGATTGAAAAGATGGAGCAGTTCTCCTCGCGGCTTGGAGAGCTTTCCTCTCGGGTGGAGAGCACACACGAACACACCGCTCATGGCCTGGAGCAGGAGGCACGGCACAGAGACGAGCAGCTTCGAA CAATGCAGGGTCATCTGGCCCAGCAGCAGAAAGCCATGGCAGAGGAGAAAGCTTACCTGAAGGACATTATTTCCAGGATGGACACTCAGCTTAAAGAGCAGCAGAGACAGCTTGAGAAG GAGCGCTGGAAGATGACAGCAGAGCAGGCCAAAGCCGAGTCGACCCAAAGAAGCCTGGAGGAAGAGCGGCGTGTCCTCACCACGCAGATCAGCGTGGAGCGAGAGGAGCTGGAGAGAGCCAAG AGCGCATTACTGGAGGAGCAGaagtcagtgatgcagcactGCGCTGATGAGAGGAGGAAGCTGGCGGCCGAGTGGGCACTCTTCCACGCCCAGGAGAAGCAGAGGCATGAGAGGGCTGAGCGTGAGGTCAGCAGTCTGTTGGAGAAGAGGGAGGGCTCCATCATAAGTCTGGCACAG GAGCAAGCTGACTTGAAGCTTCGCACGGCCGAGCTGAAACAGAAGGAACTGGCCGTGGCACGGGAGCGAGAAGCTCTGGAAGAACTTAGAGAAGAGctggacagagagaaagaaagactaAGCAGCACGGCCCTGAGACTCAAAACACGAGCCCAGGAGGTCGAGGCCTTCAGCAAG CTCGCGGCAGAGAAGTATGAGGAGGGGGAACGAGCATTGCAGGAGGCGAAACGATTGGAGGCGGAGCACGAGGCGCGACTGAGAAATATTCACACCCAAACAGAGCACCTGAGGCAGCAGGAGCAACGGATTTTAAAG GAGCAAATACGATTAAGTCACCTGCATAAGGATACAGAGAGGCTGAGGCAAAACCCTCCTCTTACACCTCTACCACAAATTATTGCCCCCGTTTTACCAG ACTCAGTTTCAGAGCTGCCTGCAACCCTGAATGTTCCTCCTCCAGTTTCATTTACCGGCTCTCAGTCTATGGCACTTCAGGCCAATCTGGCTCTGTGGAGATATACTGCGGAAAAG GACCGTGAATACCTACAAGAGGAGCAGTTCTTTCTAGAAAATCTGAAAAAGAAATCTTACAGGTCATCTTTCAGCACAGATTGA
- the LOC134626048 gene encoding fas-binding factor 1 homolog isoform X5, translating to MATKPKGKASKSSFRDDLLDSLLDDDKQPVRTKASRDGPMYSMLAQEIKMDGADTEDSDVSAADPSDILKSMKDMDDMDADLFASKKKPSSAPAQTKPLVSEGPKEDSAVLESNAEGADEPTKGGKKPNSAPLSTARSYKKFTFSDSGGEDEGVAQTPYAKDLDDPLDDLLPGDSKPDLKSSFSKPEKSVPSPSASPMLKNETTKATKKGELTFEDDKDGLMDALGFDSDKNNPKKKETPLWSPKERADAPQRPRTRIDEILESFTSPRLLERPPTGERKDELQSQEQPQQEKTSAGKEPRLDDDLTFGSYQPTLGSTSEGRQSRRQSVRFSTEDMSVSTPEKKPKPTTPTSSRQRNSADWLGLKTEGEPVYLEEGVEKTKNPAEASKSPSSPLLERKPSFTGSHSTSVEKAPEESSAPADKTIKQAKPEVSKTQRKEGDDEDDWLAGALSRRKALSALNTEAKPSKQEESFTDFSVSKQVTSQTPKSREDTLPSIKETSDTFPGRLSPAAHSTPVREERPNHVPQQNAMLNTSPAFPQQASFSADSLQQLLLQNQLMQTQLLGLGGVVDAGLLQRLKEKEQPADYQALQARLIQLEGQVKTLQLERDQSQMMLESMQQRHKQDMELLENAHKARVKLLEDSVAQRETQARHECEDLMERLATVTRVAEKERSELQAQYQRKMAQAQQERDCEVERLKDLQRKSILEMKRDYEDQIHRLKRLKEEEIDAVTSATSQTRSVAGVIEKMEQFSSRLGELSSRVESTHEHTAHGLEQEARHRDEQLRTMQGHLAQQQKAMAEEKAYLKDIISRMDTQLKEQQRQLEKERWKMTAEQAKAESTQRSLEEERRVLTTQISVEREELERAKSALLEEQKSVMQHCADERRKLAAEWALFHAQEKQRHERAEREVSSLLEKREGSIISLAQEQADLKLRTAELKQKELAVAREREALEELREELDREKERLSSTALRLKTRAQEVEAFSKLAAEKYEEGERALQEAKRLEAEHEARLRNIHTQTEHLRQQEQRILKEQIRLSHLHKDTERLRQNPPLTPLPQIIAPVLPDSVSELPATLNVPPPVSFTGSQSMALQANLALWRYTAEKDREYLQEEQFFLENLKKKSYRSSFSTD from the exons ATG GCTACAAAGCCGAAGGGGAAAGCCTCGAAAA GTTCATTCAGGGATGATTTGCTTGACAGCTTGCTTGATGATGACA AGCAGCCGGTAAGGACAAAAGCATCACGCGATGGACCTATGTATAG CATGCTAGCACAGGAGATAAAAATGGATGGTGCGGACACTGAG GACTCGGATGTGTCAGCGGCTGATCCCAGCGACATACTCAAGAGCATGAAG GACATGGACGACATGGACGCTGACCTCTTTGCATCAAAGAAGAAGCCCAGTTCGGCTCCCGCGCAAACCAAGCCACTTGTTAGCGAAGGACCAAAGGAAGACTCTGCTGTGCTCGAGAGCAATGCAGAGGGAGCAG ATGAACCCACCAAAGGGGGGAAGAAGCCGAACTCTGCACCTTTATCCACAGCGCGGAGTTATAAGAAGTTCACCTTCTCTG ACAGTGGTGGTGAGGACGAAGGTGTTGCTCAGACTCCTTACGCTAAAG ATCTAGACGACCCCCTGGATGATTTGCTTCCAGGTGACTCAAAGCCTGACTTGAAATCTAGCTTCTCCAAACCTGAAAAATCCGTGCCATCTCCATCAGCATCTCCCATGCTAAAGAATGAAACGA CTAAGGCAACAAAGAAAGGCGAGCTCACGTTTGAGGATGATAAGGATGGCCTAATGGATGCACTCGGATTTGACAGTGATAAAAACAATCCCAAGAAAAAAGAGACACCGCTTTGGTCTCCCAAGGAAAG AGCCGACGCCCCTCAGAGACCTCGTACCAGAATTGATGAGATTCTGGAGAGTTTCACGTCACCGCGTCTTCTGGAGCGACCACCAACGGGCGAGAGGAAGGACGAGCTTCAGTCTCAAGAGCAGCCGCAACAGGAGAAGACGTCTGCTGGGAAAG AGCCTCGTTTAGATGATGACCTCACATTTGGATCCTATCAGCCCACACTGGGATCCACTTCTGAAGGGCGTCAGTCTCGTAGACAGTCTGTCAG ATTTTCTACTGAGGACATGAGTGTATCTACGCCAGAAAAGAAGCCAAAGCCCACCACTCCCACATCTTCTCGACAACGCAACTCAGCCGACTGGCTGGGCCTCAAGACAGAAGGTGAGCCCGTCTATCTAGAGGAGGGCGTCGAAAAGACAAAGAATCCAGCAGAGGCTTCAAAGAGCCCCTCGTCTCCTTTACTGGAGAGAAAGCCCTCATTCACTGGTAGCCATTCCACATCTGTTGAAAAAGCACCAGAAGAGAGCTCAGCCCCAGCTGACAAAACCATTAAACAGGCCAAGCCTGAGGTTTCTAAAACCCAGAGGAAAGAAGGGGATGATGAGGATGACTGGTTAGCTGGGGCACTGAGCAGGAGGAAGGCTCTGTCCGCGTTAAACACAGAGGCAAAACCGTCCAAGCAGGAAGAGTCTTTCACTGACTTCAGTGTTAG TAAACAAGTAACGTCACAAACTCCCAAAAGCAGAGAAGACACGCTTCCTTCAATCAAAGAAACGAG TGACACTTTTCCCGGACGCCTCAGTCCTGCTGCTCATTCCACGCCTGTCAGAGAAGAAAGGCCTAATCATG ttccGCAGCAAAATGCAATGCTAAACACGTCACCTGCTTTCCCACAACAG GCATCATTTTCAGCCGACagtctgcagcagctgctcctCCAAAACCAG CTGATGCAGACTCAGTTGCTGGGCCTAGGCGGTGTGGTTGATGCGGGACTCCTGCAGAGacttaaagaaaaagaacaacctGCAGACTATCAAGCTTTACAGGCCCGCCTCATCCAGTTGGAGGGACAG GTCAAGACTTTGCAGCTGGAGCGAGACCAAAGCCAAATGATGTTGGAGAGCATGCAGCAGCGGCACAAACAGGATATGGAGCTCCTGGAGAATGCACACAA AGCTCGTGTGAAACTGCTTGAGGATTCGGTTGCCCAGCGGGAGACTCAAGCACGACATGAGTGCGAAGACCTGATGGAACGCCTGGCAACGGTAACGCGAGTGGCTGAGAAGGAACGCTCAGAGCTCCAGGCTCAGTACCAGCGGAAAATGGCCCAGGCCCAGCAGGAAAGAGACTGTGAGGTGGAGAGACTCAAAGACCTTCAGAG AAAATCTATCTTGGAGATGAAGAGAGACTATGAGGATCAGATCCACAGGCTGAAGAGGCTAAAGGAAGAAGAGATTGATGCTGTTACAAGCGCAACATCTCAGACCAG GTCCGTGGCAGGGGTGATTGAAAAGATGGAGCAGTTCTCCTCGCGGCTTGGAGAGCTTTCCTCTCGGGTGGAGAGCACACACGAACACACCGCTCATGGCCTGGAGCAGGAGGCACGGCACAGAGACGAGCAGCTTCGAA CAATGCAGGGTCATCTGGCCCAGCAGCAGAAAGCCATGGCAGAGGAGAAAGCTTACCTGAAGGACATTATTTCCAGGATGGACACTCAGCTTAAAGAGCAGCAGAGACAGCTTGAGAAG GAGCGCTGGAAGATGACAGCAGAGCAGGCCAAAGCCGAGTCGACCCAAAGAAGCCTGGAGGAAGAGCGGCGTGTCCTCACCACGCAGATCAGCGTGGAGCGAGAGGAGCTGGAGAGAGCCAAG AGCGCATTACTGGAGGAGCAGaagtcagtgatgcagcactGCGCTGATGAGAGGAGGAAGCTGGCGGCCGAGTGGGCACTCTTCCACGCCCAGGAGAAGCAGAGGCATGAGAGGGCTGAGCGTGAGGTCAGCAGTCTGTTGGAGAAGAGGGAGGGCTCCATCATAAGTCTGGCACAG GAGCAAGCTGACTTGAAGCTTCGCACGGCCGAGCTGAAACAGAAGGAACTGGCCGTGGCACGGGAGCGAGAAGCTCTGGAAGAACTTAGAGAAGAGctggacagagagaaagaaagactaAGCAGCACGGCCCTGAGACTCAAAACACGAGCCCAGGAGGTCGAGGCCTTCAGCAAG CTCGCGGCAGAGAAGTATGAGGAGGGGGAACGAGCATTGCAGGAGGCGAAACGATTGGAGGCGGAGCACGAGGCGCGACTGAGAAATATTCACACCCAAACAGAGCACCTGAGGCAGCAGGAGCAACGGATTTTAAAG GAGCAAATACGATTAAGTCACCTGCATAAGGATACAGAGAGGCTGAGGCAAAACCCTCCTCTTACACCTCTACCACAAATTATTGCCCCCGTTTTACCAG ACTCAGTTTCAGAGCTGCCTGCAACCCTGAATGTTCCTCCTCCAGTTTCATTTACCGGCTCTCAGTCTATGGCACTTCAGGCCAATCTGGCTCTGTGGAGATATACTGCGGAAAAG GACCGTGAATACCTACAAGAGGAGCAGTTCTTTCTAGAAAATCTGAAAAAGAAATCTTACAGGTCATCTTTCAGCACAGATTGA